One window from the genome of Spirochaetaceae bacterium encodes:
- a CDS encoding Gfo/Idh/MocA family oxidoreductase, producing the protein MIPANRNRDRRCAILPERCAGTHRAAADGARRCRGGEAQLDTIRVGFIGVGRISDLHAIAYLDNPHATIVALCDREPARAEERRRTWGVADAVVTDDYRELLASDRVDLVEILLPHHLHVEAALAAFAAGKAVSLQKPMATTLAGADRLVAAADAAGVPFRVFENFIFYPPVVRAKELVDAGAIGTPLAIRIKSNPGSRKFAWNVPAGAQAWRQDRAQAGGGPLVFDDGHHKFALARHFMGPPEEVHAWIGSTVGEGGYLFDAPAMVSFRFAGERVGNLEVVYSPGLEINTAHYAQDDRVEITGTEGVILINRGHGQLGDVVPLQHYRDGRWTDHRDLEIGWERSFVHATRHAVEALRAGSQPLLSGRDAREVLRFALAAEASARRGRSVTVSEHDEADA; encoded by the coding sequence ATGATACCGGCGAATCGCAATCGGGACAGGCGGTGCGCTATACTACCGGAGCGGTGCGCCGGCACCCACCGCGCCGCAGCGGATGGCGCTCGCCGGTGCCGCGGAGGCGAGGCTCAGTTGGACACTATCAGGGTAGGATTCATCGGCGTGGGAAGGATATCGGATCTGCATGCCATCGCGTACCTGGACAATCCGCACGCCACCATCGTGGCGCTGTGCGACCGGGAACCGGCGCGTGCGGAGGAGCGCCGGCGCACCTGGGGGGTGGCCGACGCGGTGGTCACCGACGACTACCGCGAGCTGTTGGCATCGGACCGTGTCGACCTGGTGGAGATTCTGCTGCCGCACCACCTGCACGTGGAGGCCGCACTGGCCGCATTCGCCGCCGGCAAGGCAGTCTCGCTGCAGAAACCGATGGCCACCACCCTCGCCGGCGCCGACCGGCTGGTCGCGGCCGCCGACGCTGCCGGCGTACCGTTCCGGGTGTTCGAGAACTTCATCTTCTATCCGCCGGTCGTGCGCGCCAAGGAACTGGTGGATGCCGGCGCCATCGGTACCCCCCTTGCGATCCGCATCAAGAGCAACCCCGGCAGCCGGAAGTTCGCGTGGAACGTTCCCGCCGGCGCGCAGGCGTGGCGCCAGGATCGCGCACAGGCCGGCGGCGGTCCGCTGGTGTTCGACGACGGCCACCACAAGTTCGCGCTTGCCCGGCACTTCATGGGGCCCCCCGAGGAGGTGCACGCCTGGATCGGCTCGACAGTCGGCGAGGGCGGCTACCTGTTCGACGCCCCGGCCATGGTCTCGTTTCGCTTTGCCGGCGAGCGGGTGGGCAACCTGGAGGTGGTCTACTCACCCGGCCTGGAGATAAACACCGCCCACTACGCCCAGGACGATCGCGTGGAGATCACCGGCACCGAGGGCGTGATCCTGATCAACCGCGGCCACGGCCAGTTGGGCGACGTGGTGCCGCTGCAGCACTACCGCGACGGGCGGTGGACCGACCACCGTGACCTGGAAATCGGCTGGGAGCGCAGCTTCGTGCATGCCACGCGGCACGCGGTCGAAGCGCTGCGCGCGGGCTCGCAGCCGCTGCTGTCCGGACGCGACGCCCGCGAAGTCCTGCGCTTCGCGCTCGCCGCCGAGGCGTCCGCGCGCCGCGGCCGATCGGTGACGGTCAGCGAACACGACGAGGCGGACGCGTAG